Proteins from one Mucilaginibacter jinjuensis genomic window:
- a CDS encoding helix-turn-helix domain-containing protein, with product MEQFAKTLDISTTIRHFTSADRDPQNYPQLKDELVSEENFAIIRHTGNMVAQLPFKADHYALVLCLAGNSVRTINQFRFEVSANSMHIATPHSLNAWHEASEDLDLYIILFKKEFLADGMIQEAVVNSLLDINPEKPPVCLLPEDSADTIGTLFQKLDHEFHSQQPFHRQMLRLLFFELLFEANRRVTGQSVPPIQIAHPSRTQQLVNHYKKLVEVHFLQLRTVQEYADLLFVTAKHLSEVVKQETGSTPLQLIHNRIYQEAKYWLCSSELSVKEVADKLNFDTSSHFSRFFKHFAGCNPTEFQRIKCAVL from the coding sequence ATGGAACAATTTGCAAAAACACTCGACATTTCTACTACTATCCGTCATTTTACATCTGCAGATCGCGATCCACAGAACTACCCTCAATTAAAAGATGAATTGGTGAGTGAAGAAAACTTCGCCATCATCCGTCACACCGGCAACATGGTAGCCCAGCTGCCCTTTAAAGCCGATCATTATGCCTTAGTATTATGCCTTGCCGGCAACTCAGTACGCACCATTAACCAGTTTAGGTTCGAAGTTTCGGCCAATAGCATGCATATTGCCACGCCGCATTCGTTAAACGCCTGGCATGAGGCATCAGAAGATTTGGATCTTTACATCATCCTCTTTAAAAAAGAATTTCTGGCCGATGGTATGATCCAGGAAGCCGTAGTAAATAGCCTGTTAGATATCAATCCTGAGAAGCCACCCGTTTGCCTGTTGCCAGAAGATAGTGCCGATACCATTGGCACACTGTTTCAAAAACTGGATCATGAATTTCACAGCCAGCAACCGTTTCACAGGCAAATGCTTCGGCTATTATTCTTCGAGTTATTGTTCGAAGCCAATAGAAGAGTGACTGGTCAGAGTGTACCTCCGATACAAATTGCGCATCCAAGCCGTACCCAACAACTGGTTAATCACTATAAAAAACTGGTAGAAGTGCACTTTCTACAATTGCGCACCGTGCAGGAATACGCCGATCTACTGTTTGTTACCGCCAAGCATTTAAGCGAAGTAGTTAAGCAAGAAACAGGTTCAACGCCGCTGCAATTGATCCATAACCGTATTTACCAGGAGGCAAAATATTGGCTATGCTCGTCGGAATTAAGCGTAAAAGAAGTTGCCGATAAGCTCAACTTCGATACCAGCTCGCATTTCAGCCGCTTTTTTAAACATTTTGCGGGTTGTAACCCTACAGAATTTCAGCGCATTAAATGTGCGGTACTTTAA
- a CDS encoding glycoside hydrolase family 108 protein, producing MAQFSQAFQITMGNEGGYANNPNDSGGETYKGIAKNYWPNWSGWPTVDSAVASNPPSINQVLNNNAQLQTLVQSFYKANFWDTESLDSINDQQIGNQLFDTAVNMGTGIAAMFLQQGVNTLSPGKLTVDRQVGPLTIAAANAENAEDLYNAICQLRRARYQNIIDANPSQAQFATSWFSRITPYQQA from the coding sequence ATGGCACAATTTAGTCAGGCGTTCCAAATTACCATGGGTAATGAGGGAGGCTATGCAAACAATCCAAATGATAGTGGTGGCGAAACCTACAAGGGTATAGCCAAAAATTACTGGCCTAACTGGTCGGGCTGGCCAACAGTTGATAGTGCAGTTGCCTCTAATCCACCCAGCATTAACCAGGTTTTAAACAATAATGCACAGCTGCAAACACTGGTGCAATCATTCTACAAGGCTAATTTCTGGGATACTGAGTCGTTAGACAGTATTAATGATCAGCAAATTGGCAACCAGCTTTTTGATACCGCAGTTAATATGGGCACAGGGATAGCTGCTATGTTTTTGCAACAAGGCGTAAATACCTTATCGCCGGGTAAATTAACTGTAGACAGGCAAGTTGGCCCGCTTACGATAGCAGCAGCCAATGCCGAAAACGCAGAAGATTTATACAACGCTATATGCCAGTTACGCAGGGCAAGGTACCAGAATATTATTGATGCTAACCCATCACAAGCGCAATTTGCTACCTCGTGGTTTAGCCGTATTACGCCTTATCAGCAAGCGTAG
- a CDS encoding sensor histidine kinase, whose product MHKKLELYEKVTPLAQLGIWQRNLVTGEIYWNQYVRDIYEVGPDVLYLTLEEAAEFYLDQDIVRSVIEYGISSGEPQVGEFRLRSARGVLKWVKMRIHANYEDGECTIIYGTLEDITSQVNMIRALEEREEKFHQAFDYAPIGMALVAPDGHWIKVNNSLCSLLGYDEEEFLKHTFQDFTHPDDLDLDLSHMYRLLNNEITTYNIEKRYFHKLGHQIWIYLSVTLVRDADSVPLYFVSQIKDITDRKRSMEILLRERQRLDNILKSTQVGTWEWHIPTDETVYNKRSAAILGYLPNELGADTMAAWHDLIHPDDRDINALELEKCFKKEEKFYACECRMMHKNGDWIWVEVRGKVVKWSDDDKPLLMLGTYADIHDRKAMEQERKQAMEVISGQNGRLLNFAHIVSHNLRSHTGNIQMLLDMITHETDDEEKQKMMQMLVINTANLQQTLAHLNDVVDVHSNKEYSKKILNLHQEIHRMLEVLSLSLRQVNAKLSVDVDPGISIQYDPAYLESILLNLLTNSIKYRHPDRALHIDIKVYELNNIVTLEITDNGIGIDLGLHGHKLFGMYKTFHDNNDARGIGLFLVKNQVDAMGGKIEARSTVNEGTTFKIEFS is encoded by the coding sequence ATGCATAAGAAACTGGAACTTTACGAAAAGGTAACACCTTTAGCGCAGCTTGGTATTTGGCAAAGAAACCTTGTTACGGGCGAAATTTACTGGAACCAGTATGTAAGGGATATTTATGAAGTTGGTCCCGATGTATTATATCTTACATTAGAAGAGGCCGCCGAATTTTACCTGGACCAGGATATTGTACGCTCGGTAATAGAATATGGTATTAGTTCGGGTGAGCCACAGGTTGGCGAGTTTAGGCTTAGAAGCGCCAGAGGGGTACTTAAGTGGGTAAAAATGCGGATTCATGCCAACTATGAAGACGGCGAATGCACCATTATTTATGGTACGCTTGAAGATATAACCAGCCAGGTTAATATGATCCGCGCGTTGGAAGAGCGGGAAGAAAAATTTCACCAGGCTTTTGATTACGCACCTATCGGGATGGCGCTCGTAGCCCCGGATGGCCATTGGATTAAGGTAAATAATAGCTTGTGCAGCCTGTTGGGCTATGATGAAGAAGAGTTTTTAAAACACACATTTCAGGATTTTACCCACCCCGATGATCTCGACCTTGATCTGAGCCACATGTACCGCCTGCTCAATAACGAGATCACTACTTATAATATCGAGAAAAGGTATTTCCATAAATTGGGTCACCAGATCTGGATCTACCTCAGCGTAACGCTGGTACGTGATGCCGACAGTGTGCCCCTGTATTTTGTTTCCCAGATAAAGGATATAACTGATCGCAAGCGATCGATGGAGATACTGTTGCGCGAACGGCAGCGCCTCGATAATATTTTAAAAAGTACCCAGGTTGGTACCTGGGAGTGGCACATACCCACTGATGAGACTGTTTATAATAAAAGATCGGCCGCTATATTAGGTTATTTACCTAACGAGCTTGGGGCTGATACAATGGCTGCCTGGCATGATCTGATCCACCCGGATGACCGGGACATTAATGCTTTAGAGCTGGAAAAATGCTTTAAAAAGGAAGAGAAATTTTATGCCTGCGAATGCCGCATGATGCATAAAAACGGTGATTGGATTTGGGTAGAGGTAAGGGGCAAAGTAGTAAAATGGAGTGATGACGATAAGCCATTGCTGATGCTGGGTACCTACGCCGATATCCATGATAGAAAAGCCATGGAGCAGGAGCGCAAACAGGCTATGGAAGTTATTAGTGGGCAAAACGGCCGTTTGCTAAACTTTGCACATATTGTATCGCACAACCTGCGTTCGCACACCGGTAACATACAAATGCTGCTGGATATGATAACCCACGAAACCGACGATGAGGAAAAGCAAAAGATGATGCAAATGCTGGTGATTAATACAGCCAATTTGCAGCAAACGCTTGCCCATTTAAATGATGTGGTTGATGTACACAGCAACAAGGAGTACAGCAAAAAAATATTAAACCTACACCAGGAAATTCACCGCATGCTCGAGGTTTTGTCGTTATCTTTAAGACAGGTAAACGCAAAACTATCTGTTGATGTTGATCCCGGCATCAGCATACAATATGACCCGGCTTATTTGGAGAGCATTTTATTAAATTTGTTAACCAACAGTATTAAGTACCGCCATCCCGACAGGGCTTTACATATTGATATTAAAGTTTACGAGCTGAACAATATAGTAACGCTCGAAATAACAGATAATGGGATAGGGATTGATCTTGGTTTGCACGGGCACAAGCTTTTTGGCATGTACAAAACTTTCCATGATAATAATGATGCGCGGGGAATAGGCCTGTTTTTGGTTAAGAACCAGGTTGATGCCATGGGTGGTAAAATTGAAGCCCGGAGCACAGTAAATGAAGGAACTACTTTTAAAATAGAATTTAGCTGA
- a CDS encoding glycoside hydrolase family 3 N-terminal domain-containing protein yields the protein MKYFSLVTMLILGGQVLAAKPPVPVYKDKNAPVESRVEDLLKRMTLEEKIEQLNQQTVGDNNNPNNNGYKKPTFPAGIGSLIYFSADPAFRNTVQKRAMEETRLGIPILFGYDVIHGFRTIYPISLAQGCSWNPELVEEACAVAAKETKLSGIDWTFSPMIDVARDPRWGRVSEGYGEDPYTNAMFGVASVKGYQGKKLNEQYSIAACLKHYIGYGMSEGGRDYHYADISAQSLWETYMVPYEAGVKAGAATLMSGFNDISGIPASANPYTLTEVLKGRWKHDGFVVSDWGSVEQLMAQGVAKDRKEAGLKAFMAGVEMDMVDDIYGQNLKQLIDEKKVPMTKIDDAVKRILRIKFRLGLFDNPYTPIVAERYLQPESKAVAAKLATESMVLLKNKSKVLPLGSNIKSIALVGPLAKDQADLIGNWSAQGDPKDAETIIDGFNKEFAQKAQINYAKGTEIDGTDESGIAEAVAAAQKSDVVVVCLGEKKTWSGENTSRSNISLPAIQEKLVAELKKTGKPIVLVLANGRPLELVRLEPMADAIVEMWQPGVAGGTALASIISGRVNPSGKLDITFPLTTGQIPTYYDMRQSARPNSGKYQDIPTDPLYWFGHGLSYTDFTYAPISLSAAQIHKNQKLVATVEVSNTGGVTGKETALWYIASHASSISRPMKELKHFEKKEIAAGGKYVYKFEIDPMRDLSFPDADGKKHLESGDFVIMAGNQKIKFELVD from the coding sequence ATGAAATATTTTAGTTTAGTAACTATGCTAATACTTGGTGGGCAAGTATTGGCAGCCAAGCCGCCTGTGCCGGTTTATAAAGATAAAAACGCACCGGTTGAAAGCAGGGTAGAGGATTTGCTGAAACGTATGACGCTTGAAGAGAAGATTGAGCAGTTAAACCAGCAAACCGTAGGGGATAATAACAACCCTAACAACAACGGTTATAAAAAGCCTACTTTCCCGGCAGGTATTGGTTCACTAATTTATTTCAGCGCCGATCCTGCATTCCGTAATACGGTGCAGAAACGCGCTATGGAAGAAACCCGTTTGGGTATTCCTATTTTATTCGGTTATGATGTAATTCACGGTTTCCGTACTATATATCCAATTTCACTAGCACAAGGTTGTTCATGGAACCCCGAACTGGTGGAAGAAGCCTGCGCGGTTGCTGCCAAAGAAACCAAATTATCTGGTATCGACTGGACATTTTCGCCAATGATCGACGTTGCCCGCGACCCGCGCTGGGGCCGTGTATCAGAAGGTTATGGAGAAGATCCTTACACCAACGCCATGTTCGGTGTAGCATCGGTTAAAGGTTACCAGGGTAAAAAACTGAACGAGCAATATTCAATTGCTGCTTGTCTGAAACACTATATCGGTTACGGTATGTCAGAAGGTGGCCGCGATTATCATTATGCCGATATTTCTGCCCAATCACTTTGGGAAACCTATATGGTGCCTTACGAGGCTGGTGTAAAAGCTGGTGCAGCTACTTTAATGAGTGGATTTAACGATATCAGCGGCATCCCGGCTTCGGCTAACCCTTATACCTTAACCGAGGTTTTAAAAGGTCGCTGGAAACATGACGGTTTCGTGGTGTCTGACTGGGGTTCGGTAGAGCAACTGATGGCACAGGGCGTAGCTAAAGACCGCAAAGAGGCCGGACTTAAAGCATTTATGGCCGGTGTTGAAATGGATATGGTTGATGACATTTACGGCCAAAACCTGAAACAACTCATCGACGAAAAAAAGGTGCCGATGACTAAAATTGATGATGCGGTTAAACGTATCCTGCGCATTAAGTTCCGTCTGGGTTTGTTCGATAATCCATATACCCCAATTGTTGCTGAACGTTATTTGCAACCAGAAAGCAAGGCTGTTGCCGCGAAACTGGCTACAGAATCAATGGTGTTATTGAAAAACAAGTCTAAAGTATTGCCTTTAGGCTCAAACATCAAGTCAATTGCGTTGGTTGGTCCGCTGGCTAAAGATCAGGCTGATCTGATCGGTAACTGGTCGGCACAGGGTGATCCTAAAGATGCAGAGACTATCATTGATGGTTTCAATAAAGAGTTCGCTCAAAAAGCGCAGATCAACTACGCTAAAGGAACCGAGATTGACGGTACAGACGAAAGCGGCATTGCAGAAGCTGTTGCCGCAGCCCAAAAATCAGACGTTGTGGTAGTTTGCCTCGGCGAAAAGAAAACATGGAGCGGTGAAAATACCTCACGTTCAAATATCTCCTTACCTGCTATCCAGGAAAAATTGGTTGCCGAGTTAAAGAAAACCGGTAAACCTATTGTATTGGTACTGGCAAACGGCCGCCCGTTGGAGCTGGTTCGTCTGGAGCCTATGGCCGATGCTATTGTAGAGATGTGGCAACCGGGTGTTGCAGGTGGTACTGCATTGGCTTCCATCATTTCGGGCCGTGTAAACCCATCTGGTAAACTGGATATTACTTTCCCTTTGACTACAGGCCAGATCCCTACTTATTATGATATGCGCCAGAGCGCGCGCCCAAATTCTGGCAAGTACCAGGATATCCCGACTGATCCATTGTACTGGTTCGGTCACGGTTTAAGCTATACCGATTTTACGTATGCGCCAATCAGTTTATCGGCTGCACAGATCCACAAAAATCAAAAATTGGTGGCTACTGTTGAGGTGAGCAATACAGGTGGTGTTACCGGTAAAGAAACTGCGTTGTGGTATATCGCATCGCACGCAAGCTCTATCTCTCGCCCGATGAAAGAGCTGAAACACTTTGAGAAAAAAGAGATTGCCGCAGGTGGAAAATACGTGTACAAATTTGAGATTGACCCCATGCGCGACCTGAGTTTCCCGGATGCAGATGGTAAAAAACATCTTGAATCTGGCGATTTTGTGATTATGGCAGGTAACCAAAAAATAAAATTCGAATTGGTAGATTAA
- a CDS encoding response regulator, with protein sequence MRKLDIACIIDDDKIFTYVLSKQMKVVDFCENLLVFHNGLEAIKYLKPILESPEILPDVILLDLNMPVMDGWQFLDEFIKFKVSKKITVYIVSSSIDVADHAKAATYKAISNFYIKPISRDDLAQIMAEISAA encoded by the coding sequence ATGAGAAAATTAGACATTGCCTGTATTATTGATGACGATAAAATATTTACCTATGTTTTATCGAAACAAATGAAAGTGGTTGACTTTTGTGAAAACCTGCTGGTGTTTCATAACGGCCTCGAAGCCATAAAATATCTTAAACCCATCCTCGAATCGCCCGAAATATTGCCCGATGTGATACTGCTCGATTTAAACATGCCCGTGATGGATGGCTGGCAGTTTTTAGATGAGTTTATTAAATTTAAGGTGAGCAAAAAAATTACGGTTTACATTGTAAGCTCATCTATAGATGTAGCCGACCATGCCAAAGCAGCAACTTATAAAGCCATATCAAATTTCTATATCAAACCCATCTCGCGCGATGATCTGGCCCAGATAATGGCTGAGATTAGTGCTGCGTAA
- a CDS encoding cell surface protein, whose protein sequence is MVKQKNVKALIALCALVSLLWASCKKDKDDTATPVTDHTRPVTATSNAYVSNLFEFNPAPGQFTNTSLGDTVAAKGTLKTNQGLVSLGAWGGYIIVGFDHTVLDVSGKTDFIVYGNAFASFAEPGVIWVMQDTNGNGKPDDTWYEIKGSAYGKPGYNANYSVTYTRPKCDTCSVPWKDNLGKTGMVQTNVFHTQAYFPKGIKGDTYTLTGSLLPSTNINDSNPSFITSASFDYGYADNSAGGDKIDIATAVDTKGNPVNLKGIDFIKVQTGILYNMGWLGEQSTEFTGAADLSLLKN, encoded by the coding sequence ATGGTAAAGCAAAAAAATGTAAAGGCGCTCATCGCATTATGCGCACTTGTAAGCCTCTTATGGGCATCCTGTAAAAAGGATAAAGACGATACAGCAACACCGGTAACCGACCATACCAGGCCGGTAACCGCTACCAGCAATGCTTATGTAAGCAATCTGTTTGAGTTTAACCCGGCTCCCGGTCAGTTTACCAATACCAGTTTGGGCGATACCGTTGCAGCCAAAGGTACGCTGAAAACTAACCAGGGTTTGGTGAGTTTGGGGGCCTGGGGTGGTTACATAATTGTAGGCTTTGATCATACGGTGCTGGATGTTAGCGGCAAAACCGATTTTATCGTTTACGGCAACGCCTTCGCCAGTTTTGCCGAACCCGGTGTGATATGGGTAATGCAGGATACCAACGGCAATGGCAAACCCGACGATACCTGGTACGAAATTAAAGGCAGCGCTTATGGTAAACCAGGTTATAACGCCAATTACTCGGTAACCTATACCCGCCCCAAATGCGATACCTGTAGTGTGCCCTGGAAAGATAACCTGGGTAAAACAGGGATGGTGCAAACCAATGTATTCCATACACAAGCCTACTTCCCTAAGGGCATTAAGGGCGATACCTATACTTTAACCGGCTCTTTGCTGCCGTCAACTAATATTAACGACAGCAACCCGTCTTTCATCACCAGTGCTTCTTTTGATTATGGCTACGCCGATAACTCTGCCGGCGGCGATAAAATCGACATTGCTACGGCTGTAGATACCAAAGGGAACCCGGTAAACCTCAAGGGTATCGACTTTATAAAAGTGCAAACAGGCATACTTTACAACATGGGCTGGCTGGGCGAGCAATCGACCGAGTTTACTGGCGCAGCCGATCTGAGCCTGCTTAAAAACTAA
- a CDS encoding DNA topoisomerase 3 — protein MKVIIAEKPSVAREIAKVFGANQKREGYIEGKGYTFTWAFGHLLQLAPPQEYGFYGWSVQNLPMLPAKFKLSIRKVKSKDGMIEDPSVRKQLDIIQKLFDEATEIIVATDAGREGELIFRYIYYYLKCKKPFKRLWISSQTDEAIKEGFRNLKPGTDYDALFNSAHCRSQSDWLVGMNATQALSLSAGTRSVLSLGRVQTPTLAMICSRYLENKNFVPQTYYQVAIQVDKDGQMFRAISPENYKTKEDAQVILDQVQDVAAGFPAGGHILNVEAKPRKEPPPLLHDLSSLQQEANKRKGFTADQTLSLLQNLYESKLVTYPRTGSRYIGDDVFATVPSLIDKYKDHPQFGKQATFLSENKLSKRSVNAKKVTDHHAILPTGEVPYQLSDDKQAIYDMVVGRMLEAFHQDCIKEITKITIQSGSKFMASGTVIGIPGWRAVFNEPDEEKKDEENASLPKVVQGENLPVPNKAILEKQTKPKPLYNEASLLKALETAGKEIDDEELRYAMKDSGLGTPATRASIIETLIKRDYVQREKKNLLPTKMGLAVYTVVKDQKIAQAELTGTWEKRLEEIRSGASVVDFQEEIKTYTRTITNELLISGRGLAVAKEAVASK, from the coding sequence ATGAAAGTAATTATTGCCGAAAAGCCATCGGTAGCACGCGAAATTGCCAAGGTATTTGGCGCTAACCAAAAACGCGAAGGCTATATCGAAGGCAAGGGCTATACCTTTACCTGGGCCTTTGGCCACCTGTTGCAATTAGCCCCGCCGCAAGAGTACGGCTTTTATGGCTGGAGCGTACAAAACCTGCCCATGCTGCCCGCCAAATTCAAGCTTTCTATCCGCAAGGTAAAAAGTAAGGATGGCATGATCGAAGATCCATCAGTCCGCAAACAGCTCGACATTATCCAAAAACTTTTTGACGAAGCCACCGAAATTATTGTGGCAACGGATGCCGGGCGCGAGGGTGAACTCATCTTTCGCTATATTTATTACTATTTAAAATGCAAAAAGCCGTTTAAAAGGCTTTGGATCTCATCGCAAACCGATGAGGCCATTAAAGAAGGTTTCCGCAATTTAAAACCGGGGACTGATTACGATGCATTATTTAACTCTGCTCACTGCCGCTCACAATCAGACTGGCTGGTGGGGATGAATGCCACGCAGGCGCTGAGTCTTTCTGCCGGTACACGTTCAGTACTTTCACTGGGCCGTGTGCAAACGCCAACGCTGGCCATGATCTGCTCACGGTATCTGGAGAACAAGAACTTCGTTCCGCAGACTTATTACCAGGTTGCTATACAGGTTGATAAAGACGGGCAAATGTTCCGCGCTATATCACCAGAAAATTATAAAACTAAAGAAGACGCCCAGGTTATACTGGATCAGGTACAGGATGTTGCTGCCGGTTTTCCTGCCGGAGGTCATATCCTCAACGTGGAGGCCAAGCCCCGCAAAGAGCCGCCACCGCTATTGCACGATCTGAGTAGTTTACAGCAAGAGGCTAATAAGCGAAAAGGTTTTACGGCAGATCAAACCTTGTCGCTGCTTCAAAATCTCTATGAAAGCAAACTGGTAACCTACCCGCGTACAGGCAGCCGCTACATTGGTGATGATGTTTTTGCGACCGTACCAAGCTTGATCGATAAATATAAAGATCACCCGCAATTCGGCAAACAGGCAACTTTTCTCTCCGAAAATAAACTGAGTAAACGCAGCGTTAACGCTAAAAAGGTGACGGATCACCACGCTATTTTACCTACGGGTGAGGTGCCGTATCAACTCTCGGACGATAAACAGGCCATTTACGATATGGTAGTTGGCCGCATGCTCGAAGCCTTTCACCAGGATTGTATTAAGGAGATCACCAAAATTACGATACAATCGGGCAGTAAATTTATGGCCAGCGGTACAGTGATCGGCATTCCGGGATGGCGTGCTGTATTTAACGAGCCTGATGAAGAGAAGAAAGACGAAGAAAATGCTTCGCTACCCAAAGTAGTACAGGGCGAAAATTTGCCCGTGCCTAATAAAGCCATCCTCGAAAAGCAAACCAAACCCAAGCCGCTTTACAACGAGGCTAGTTTATTGAAAGCGCTCGAAACTGCAGGCAAGGAAATTGACGACGAGGAACTGCGTTACGCTATGAAAGATAGCGGATTGGGTACGCCTGCAACCCGCGCATCCATCATCGAAACATTAATAAAACGTGATTACGTGCAGCGCGAAAAGAAGAACCTGCTGCCTACCAAAATGGGTCTTGCAGTATACACTGTAGTCAAAGATCAAAAAATAGCCCAGGCGGAACTGACAGGCACCTGGGAAAAACGACTGGAAGAAATCCGTTCGGGGGCATCGGTGGTTGATTTTCAGGAAGAGATTAAAACCTATACCCGTACCATTACTAACGAATTGCTGATATCGGGCAGAGGGCTCGCCGTTGCCAAAGAAGCAGTTGCATCTAAATAA
- a CDS encoding DUF5074 domain-containing protein, protein MKRTITLKLGIGALGILLMAAASCKKDNVGDGNFAARPEISSIGGKLADTVTVGKSLTIHPKLNTKNVVYTWTVNGTNKGTDSTFTFTPDTRGDYTINFKASTAGGYSSADYKIHVLGKYENGFFIINEGWFGHGTGSVSFYRYDTKTKEDSIFTKENPGKTLDPATSTLENATIFNNNLFLVAKVGGPMVVTDAYSLKEIARIPAVGGSNWQGFVGVDNTKGLLTSGSGIYPFDLTTYTAGAKLTSVTGSVGDVIKAGNYIFVLSQTQGVVILNASDYSVAKKIPSMLVAFAKTPDGSVWAAGGTSLVKINPTTLDVTTTTVPFTVFGSWGAWHPGSITASTKENTIYLAKNASFSGGTTIYKYVDGNAASLQTPFITLPTGKVLYGAGIGYNVQTDQLVVSTVQSGFGTAYSVNDLDFYDTTTGALKTDFAYSGYYFPATFVFHQ, encoded by the coding sequence ATGAAAAGAACAATTACTTTAAAATTAGGGATTGGCGCATTGGGCATTTTGCTGATGGCCGCGGCATCTTGTAAAAAGGATAACGTTGGTGACGGCAACTTTGCGGCAAGGCCGGAGATCTCATCTATCGGCGGTAAGCTTGCTGATACGGTTACCGTTGGCAAATCGCTAACCATACACCCTAAACTGAACACGAAAAACGTAGTATATACCTGGACGGTAAATGGCACCAACAAAGGCACCGATTCTACATTTACGTTTACACCAGATACCCGCGGCGATTATACCATTAATTTTAAAGCCAGCACAGCAGGCGGTTACTCATCTGCCGATTACAAGATCCACGTTTTAGGCAAGTATGAGAACGGTTTCTTTATTATTAACGAGGGATGGTTTGGCCATGGTACGGGTAGCGTGAGTTTCTATAGGTATGATACCAAGACTAAGGAGGACAGTATCTTCACCAAAGAAAACCCGGGCAAAACGCTTGATCCGGCAACTTCAACTTTAGAGAACGCTACCATCTTTAACAACAACCTGTTCCTGGTAGCCAAAGTAGGCGGCCCGATGGTGGTTACCGATGCTTATTCGTTAAAAGAAATTGCCCGTATCCCGGCAGTGGGCGGCAGCAACTGGCAGGGTTTTGTTGGGGTTGATAACACCAAAGGTTTATTAACTTCAGGCAGTGGGATATATCCGTTCGATTTAACAACTTACACGGCAGGCGCTAAACTAACAAGCGTTACCGGTTCTGTAGGCGATGTTATTAAAGCCGGCAATTACATCTTTGTACTATCGCAAACACAAGGTGTGGTGATCTTAAATGCGAGCGATTATTCGGTAGCTAAAAAAATCCCGTCTATGCTGGTAGCATTTGCCAAAACACCTGATGGCTCGGTTTGGGCAGCGGGAGGCACCTCATTGGTTAAAATTAACCCAACCACTTTGGATGTTACCACCACTACTGTACCGTTTACGGTTTTCGGTTCATGGGGCGCATGGCACCCGGGATCAATTACTGCATCAACAAAAGAAAATACTATATATTTGGCAAAGAATGCATCGTTTAGCGGTGGCACAACCATTTATAAATATGTAGATGGTAATGCAGCATCATTACAAACGCCGTTTATTACCCTGCCAACAGGCAAAGTATTATATGGTGCAGGTATTGGTTATAATGTGCAGACAGATCAGTTGGTGGTTAGCACCGTACAATCGGGTTTCGGCACTGCCTACAGTGTTAATGATCTTGATTTTTATGACACTACCACCGGTGCTTTAAAAACTGATTTTGCATACAGCGGATATTATTTCCCTGCTACATTTGTATTTCATCAGTAA